The Triticum aestivum cultivar Chinese Spring chromosome 7B, IWGSC CS RefSeq v2.1, whole genome shotgun sequence genome window below encodes:
- the LOC123162501 gene encoding delta(24)-sterol reductase, translating into MADLQTPLVRPKRKKVLVDYLVQFRWILVIFVVLPASALIYFNIYLGDMWSAMKSEKKRQKEHEENVQKVVKRLKQRNPKKDGLVCTARKPWIAVGMRNVDYKRARHFEVDLSAFRNILEIDPERMVAKVEPLVNMGQISRATCPMNLSLAVVAELDDLTVGGLINGYGIEGSSHIYGLFSDTVVALEIVLADGRVVRATKDNEYSDLFYGVPWSQGTLGFLVSAEIKLIPIKEYMRLTYTPVKGPLKEVAQAYADAVAPRDGDPAKVPDFVEGMVYSATEGVMMTGVYASKEEAKKKGNKINSVGWWFKPWFYQHAQTALKKGEFVEYIPTREYYHRHTRCLYWEGKLILPFGDQFWFRFLFGWLMPPKVSLLKATQGDAIRNYYHDNHVIQDMLVPLYKVGDALEFVHHEMEVYPLWLCPHRLFKLPVKTMIYPEPGFEHHQRQGDTSYAQMFTDVGVYYTPACIFRGEEFDGAESVKRLEQWLIENHSYQPQYAVTELNEKDFWRMFDASHYEHCRQKYGAVGTFMSVYYKSKKGRKSEKEVQEAEAAILEPAYADEA; encoded by the exons ATGGCGGATCTGCAGACGCCGCTGGTGCGACCAAAGAGGAAGAAGGTCTTGGTGGACTACCTGGTGCAGTTCCGATGGATCCTCGTCATCTTCGTGGTGCTTCCGGCCTCGGCGCTCATCTACTTCAACATCTACCTGGGCGACATGTGGTCCGCCATGAAGTCGGAGAAGAAGCGGCAGAAGGAGCACGAGGAGAACGTGCAGAAGGTCGTGAAGCGGCTCAAGCAGCGCAACCCCAAGAAGGACGGCCTCGTCTGCACGGCCAGGAAGCCCTGGATCGCCGTCGGCATGCGCAACGTCGACTACAAGCGTGCCAGGCACTTCGAGGTCGACCTCTCTGCCTTCAGGAACATCCTTGAGATCGACCCCGAGAGGATGGTTGCCAAGGTGGAGCCGCTCGTCAACATGGGCCAGATATCCAGGGCCACCTGCCCGATGAACCTCTCCCTCGCCGTGGTGGCGGAGCTCGACGACCTCACCGTCGGCGGCCTCATCAACGGCTACGGCATCGAGGGGAGCTCTCACATCTACGGGCTCTTCTCCGACACGGTGGTGGCGCTGGAGATCGTCCTGGCTGACGGCCGGGTCGTCCGGGCCACCAAGGACAACGAGTACTCCGACCTCTTCTACGGCGTGCCCTGGTCGCAGGGCACTCTCGGGTTCCTTGTTTCAGCCGAGATCAAGCTCATCCCCATCAAGGAGTACATGAGGCTGACCTACACCCCGGTGAAGGGCCCCCTGAAGGAGGTGGCGCAGGCATACGCCGACGCCGTCGCGCCGAGGGACGGCGACCCCGCAAAGGTCCCCGACTTCGTGGAAGGGATGGTGTACAGCGCGACGGAGGGCGTGATGATGACCGGCGTGTACGCGTCCAAGGaggaggccaagaagaagggcaacaaGATCAACAGCGTGGGGTGGTGGTTCAAGCCATGGTTCTACCAGCACGCGCAGACGGCGCTCAAGAAGGGCGAGTTCGTGGAGTACATCCCGACGAGGGAGTACTACCACAGGCACACCCGGTGCCTGTACTGGGAGGGGAAGCTCATCCTGCCCTTCGGCGACCAGTTCTGGTTCAGGTTCCTCTTCGGCTGGCTGATGCCCCCCAAGGTGTCCCTGCTCAAGGCCACCCAGGGCGACGCCATCAGGAACTACTACCATGACAACCATGTCATCCAGGACATGCTCGTGCCGCTGTACAAGGTTGGAGACGCCCTCGAGTTCGTCCACCACGAGATGGAG GTGTACCCGCTGTGGCTGTGCCCGCACCGGCTGTTCAAGCTGCCGGTGAAGACGATGATCTACCCGGAGCCTGGGTTCGAGCACCACCAGCGGCAGGGGGACACGAGCTACGCGCAGATGTTCACGGACGTGGGGGTGTACTACACGCCGGCGTGCATCTTCAGGGGGGAGGAGTTCGACGGGGCGGAGTCGGTGAAGCGGCTGGAGCAGTGGCTGATCGAGAACCACAGCTACCAGCCGCAGTACGCGGTGACGGAGCTGAACGAGAAGGACTTCTGGCGCATGTTCGACGCGTCGCACTACGAGCACTGCCGGCAGAAATACGGCGCCGTGGGCACCTTCATGAGCGTCTACTACAAGTCCAAGAAGGGGCGCAAGTCGGAGAAGGAGGTgcaggaggccgaggccgccatCCTCGAGCCCGCCTACGCCGACGAGGCCTAG
- the LOC123162504 gene encoding gibberellin-regulated protein 2 has translation MAQPLTRRRLLLPPPLLLLMLLLALAAHHQAASDPPATHGGMRASGTRSLLQQQPPPPRLDCPKVCAGRCANNWRKEMCNDKCNVCCQRCNCVPPGTGQDTRHICPCYATMTNPHNGKLKCP, from the exons ATGGCGCAGCCTCTCACTCGCCGCCGTCTCCTCCTTCCTCCGCCTCTGCTTCTGCTGATGCTCCTCCTCGCTCTCGCCGCCCACCATCAGGCCGCTTCCGACCCACCG GCGACCCACGGCGGCATGCGAGCCAGCGGCACCAGGTCCCTGCTCCAGCAGCAGCCGCCTCCTCCCAGGCTAG ACTGCCCCAAGGTGTGCGCGGGCCGGTGCGCCAACAACTGGAGGAAGGAGATGTGCAACGACAAGTGCAACGTCTGCTGCCAGCGCTGCAACTGCGTGCCCCCCGGCACCGGCCAGGACACCCGCCACATCTGCCCCTGCTACGCCACCATGACCAACCCGCACAACGGCAAGCTCAAGTGCCCCTAG
- the LOC123162503 gene encoding uncharacterized protein isoform X1 — translation MPCALEETDKRLKNTSRMRCNRSGGNIDNRFSEDQLIHRPVYVFPDNRDSPFTVLSLGHSSDWKLAPFSSSRQEVNRIRYLTLGTAATEGFELLFPQPTIVYWLDLPNEKNMHDQDISSKPLPNGGGTLGQHRHRKKIKKSLTACPPCHVVASTSSGPDTAPLGSDSDILHDDDKPPKRSSKKKVNKWKQCRRATGEKLNLLPELPCEEHIDAASPVEVFLPDSVADKLSDASSSACSLVKDAHLGKHNGESNNEYVEHESDRKDVSGCTGSSYITVGERVSCKGAPYLNDGPNTADSSEFGGPSVTEHACSHAREESTSCQKSLCACVCNPSDATAASFFTGWNSENCGDCSIDFEGNTRDGLQHDASTFLDSVNTACHLTDVHLSGAHAEDVTESSSHSERVQCSSEACSSTTFLPASPGRSGRKSRNKSSCTNMTATNRVVGSNRHKHSGKDSPVSVWQKVEKPDKENSSGAGHVVVSAVEDKSALGDDTKGVQHDPNRPMDKHRCRKTCKQHKKQTPFLYEQTSLPCKKGGCPSPRNYYAPKNGSPKTPKNHSQQTEGLLMLQPVCARDISDASIATGTEKATLSSYNLGSHLVPQATSKEPCTLVIQDDVHSLFLENKATSTDLDSRNLCVDPCAAEMEEAQCVKSYSAAGHMSHKWVPIGKKDITHLDVPEASVVEASVPANDVSVSANIDVSDAPASTKSEGSKVATELTAKPKPSGQLDSKCQGHIDNGTVFSMIREAVSDAHSTQQRAEDIQLHIGRPLADFEQFIYSASPVLHCSPCPTGCNSSSQEWVRDGLCCHQTADISLASIWQWYEEPGCYGLEVKAQDLRRSKGLWNNRYQFNAYFVPYLSAVQLFRQPKRTVDKDEANMGARSKTSPCISSLPILAKLLPQESNKRNSSPAFHVKDDQQLETTELIFEFFESEQPFWRRQLFDRVKELIAGAKQSNCQISGDPKNLELNLHDLHPASWYCVAWYPIYRIPDGKFQAAFLTYHSLGHWVHRGSSSDQAGHSHAVLPVMGLQSYNDKGEWWFQTSRSGSEDADSSSSEPSQVLQERLSTLNQAAAAMARADVWKEDQKRRNRHPDYEFFLSRQQR, via the exons ATGCCATGCGCGCTTGAAGAAACTGACAAAAGGCTGAAGAACACGTCGCGTATGCGGTGTAACAGATCAGGCGGGAATATCGACAACCGCTTTTCAGAG GACCAGCTAATACACAGACCGGTTTACGTCTTCCCTGATAACAG GGACAGTCCATTTACGGTGCTTTCTCTTGGGCACAGTTCAGATTGGAAATTGGCACCGTTTTCATCTAGCAGGCAGGAGGTCAACAGGATAAGATATTTGACATTAGGAACTGCTGCTACAGAGGGCTTTGAGTTACTATTCCCACAGCCAACAATAGTATACTGGCTAGATCTGCCGAATGAAAAGAACATGCATGATCAGGACATTTCTTCTAAACCACTTCCCAATGGAGGAGGCACTTTAGGACAACATCGGCATAGGAAAAAGATTAAGAAGTCATTGACAGCTTGCCCTCCTTGCCACGTGGTTGCAAGTACCTCTTCTGGGCCTGATACTGCTCCTCTGGGATCTGATTCTGATATTTTGCATGACGATGATAAGCCTCCTAAAAGGAGTTCTAAGAAGAAAGTCAACAAGTGGAAACAGTGCAGGCGAGCAACCGGGGAAAAGCTTAATTTGTTGCCGGAACTCCCCTGTGAAGAGCATATTGATGCCGCCTCTCCTGTTGAGGTATTTCTGCCTGATTCAGTGGCTGATAAATTGTCAGATGCCTCATCCTCTGCCTGCTCACTGGTTAAAGATGCCCATTTGGGCAAACATAATGGCGAGAGCAACAATGAGTATGTGGAACACGAAAGTGATAGGAAGGATGTCTCTGGATGTACAGGGTCATCTTATATAACTGTAGGCGAAAGAGTTAGCTGCAAAGGTGCTCCTTACCTGAATGATGGGCCAAATACCGCGGATTCTTCAGAATTTGGTGGACCTTCTGTCACTGAACATGCATGTTCGCATGCGAGAGAAGAAAGCACTAGCTGCCAGAAGTCATTATGTGCCTGTGTTTGTAACCCCAGTGATGCAACAGCAGCTTCATTCTTTACGGGTTGGAACAGTGAAAACTGTGGGGACTGCAGTATTGATTTTGAGGGAAATACACGAGATGGTTTGCAACATGATGCTTCTACTTTTCTGGATAGTGTAAATACGGCATGCCATTTGACAGATGTCCATTTAAGTGGCGCTCATGCTGAAGATGTTACTGAGAGTAGTAGTCATTCTGAAAGAGTTCAGTGCAGCAGTGAAGCCTGTAGCAGCACGACGTTTCTTCCAGCTAGTCCGGGGAGGAGCGGCAGGAAATCAAGAAACAAATCTAGCTGTACTAATATGACTGCGACTAATAGGGTAGTAGGTTCTAATAGGCACAAGCATAGTGGAAAAGACAGTCCAGTCTCTGTGTGGCAGAAAGTAGAAAAACCTGATAAAGAAAACTCATCTGGAGCAGGACATGTGGTTGTTTCAGCAGTTGAGGATAAAAGTGCACTAGGAGATGATACCAAGGGTGTGCAGCACGATCCAAATAGGCCAATGGATAAACATCGTTGTAGAAAAACATGCAAACAGCACAAGAAGCAAACCCCGTTTCTGTATGAACAAACAAGTTTGCCTTGTAAAAAGGGTGGTTGTCCGTCGCCGAGGAACTACTACGCTCCTAAGAATGGTAGCCCCAAGACACCCAAGAACCACTCGCAGCAGACTGAAGGATTGTTGATGTTACAGCCAGTATGTGCCAGGGACATCAGTGATGCATCAATCGCAACTGGTACTGAAAAAGCAACACTGTCATCTTACAACTTGGGTTCTCACTTGGTGCCACAAGCTACATCCAAGGAACCATGCACATTGGTCATTCAAGACGATGTTCACTCTCTTTTCCTTGAAAATAAGGCCACATCAACAGATTTGGACTCCAGGAACTTGTGCGTCGATCCTTGCGCTGCAGAAATGGAAGAAGCCCAATGTGTGAAGTCATATTCTGCTGCTGGGCACATGTCACATAAATGGGTTCCTATTGGAAAGAAAGATATAACCCATTTGGATGTTCCAGAGGCTTCTGTGGTTGAAGCATCAGTTCCAGCTAATGATGTTTCTGTTTCTGCTAATATAGATGTTTCAGATGCTCCTGCATCAACTAAAAGTGAAGGCAGCAAAGTTGCTACTGAGTTGACTGCTAAACCAAAGCCATCTGGACAGCTTGATTCGAAATGCCAAGGACATATTGACAATGGGACTGTTTTCAGCATGATAAGAGAGGCAGTGAGTGATGCTCATAGCACCCAACAGAGAGCGGAAGATATTCAACTTCACATTGGCAGGCCTCTTGCCGATTTTGAACAATTTATTTACTCTGCTTCTCCAGTTCTGCACTGTAGCCCTTGCCCTACTGGCTGCAACTCTTCTTCACAGGAATGGGTTAGAGATGGTTTGTGCTGTCATCAGACTGCGGATATCTCTCTAGCTAGCATTTGGCAGTGGTATGAAGAACCTGGCTGCTATGGCTTGGAAGTGAAGGCACAGGATCTCCGTAGATCGAAAGGCTTATGGAATAATCGTTATCAGTTTAATGCCTACTTTGTGCCATATCTATCTGCGGTTCAATTGTTTAGGCAACCTAAGAGAACTGTTGATAAGGATGAAGCCAATATGGGTGCAAGATCTAAAACATCTCCATGTATAAGCTCTCTCCCAATATTAGCGAAGCTTCTACCTCAAGAGTCCAATAAAAGAAATAGCTCGCCGGCTTTCCATGTTAAAGATGATCAGCAGTTGGAGACTACAGAGCTCATATTTGAATTCTTTGAATCTGAACAACCATTTTGGCGGCGACAATTATTTGACAG GGTAAAGGAGTTGATTGCTGGTGCGAAACAATCCAATTGCCAAATATCCGGAGACCCGAAGAATCTGGAGCTCAACCTGCATGATCTTCATCCCGCCTCTTG GTACTGCGTCGCGTGGTATCCCATATACCGTATACCTGACGGGAAATTCCAGGCTGCTTTCCTGACGTACCATTCTCTCGGACACTGGGTTCATCGAGGGAGCTCATCAGACCAGGCTGGGCATAGCCATGCTGTTTTGCCAGTGATGGGTTTGCAATCTTACAACGACAAG GGGGAGTGGTGGTTCCAGACGAGCAGATCCGGTTCAGAAGACGCCGATTCCTCGTCAAGTGAACCATCTCAGGTTCTCCAAGAAAGGTTGTCGACGCTGAACCAAGCCGCGGCGGCCATGGCCAGGGCCGACGTGTGGAAGGAGGACCAGAAGCGCAGAAACAGGCACCCCGACTACGAGTTCTTCCTGTCCCGGCAGCAACGGTAG
- the LOC123162503 gene encoding uncharacterized protein isoform X2 has product MHDQDISSKPLPNGGGTLGQHRHRKKIKKSLTACPPCHVVASTSSGPDTAPLGSDSDILHDDDKPPKRSSKKKVNKWKQCRRATGEKLNLLPELPCEEHIDAASPVEVFLPDSVADKLSDASSSACSLVKDAHLGKHNGESNNEYVEHESDRKDVSGCTGSSYITVGERVSCKGAPYLNDGPNTADSSEFGGPSVTEHACSHAREESTSCQKSLCACVCNPSDATAASFFTGWNSENCGDCSIDFEGNTRDGLQHDASTFLDSVNTACHLTDVHLSGAHAEDVTESSSHSERVQCSSEACSSTTFLPASPGRSGRKSRNKSSCTNMTATNRVVGSNRHKHSGKDSPVSVWQKVEKPDKENSSGAGHVVVSAVEDKSALGDDTKGVQHDPNRPMDKHRCRKTCKQHKKQTPFLYEQTSLPCKKGGCPSPRNYYAPKNGSPKTPKNHSQQTEGLLMLQPVCARDISDASIATGTEKATLSSYNLGSHLVPQATSKEPCTLVIQDDVHSLFLENKATSTDLDSRNLCVDPCAAEMEEAQCVKSYSAAGHMSHKWVPIGKKDITHLDVPEASVVEASVPANDVSVSANIDVSDAPASTKSEGSKVATELTAKPKPSGQLDSKCQGHIDNGTVFSMIREAVSDAHSTQQRAEDIQLHIGRPLADFEQFIYSASPVLHCSPCPTGCNSSSQEWVRDGLCCHQTADISLASIWQWYEEPGCYGLEVKAQDLRRSKGLWNNRYQFNAYFVPYLSAVQLFRQPKRTVDKDEANMGARSKTSPCISSLPILAKLLPQESNKRNSSPAFHVKDDQQLETTELIFEFFESEQPFWRRQLFDRVKELIAGAKQSNCQISGDPKNLELNLHDLHPASWYCVAWYPIYRIPDGKFQAAFLTYHSLGHWVHRGSSSDQAGHSHAVLPVMGLQSYNDKGEWWFQTSRSGSEDADSSSSEPSQVLQERLSTLNQAAAAMARADVWKEDQKRRNRHPDYEFFLSRQQR; this is encoded by the exons ATGCATGATCAGGACATTTCTTCTAAACCACTTCCCAATGGAGGAGGCACTTTAGGACAACATCGGCATAGGAAAAAGATTAAGAAGTCATTGACAGCTTGCCCTCCTTGCCACGTGGTTGCAAGTACCTCTTCTGGGCCTGATACTGCTCCTCTGGGATCTGATTCTGATATTTTGCATGACGATGATAAGCCTCCTAAAAGGAGTTCTAAGAAGAAAGTCAACAAGTGGAAACAGTGCAGGCGAGCAACCGGGGAAAAGCTTAATTTGTTGCCGGAACTCCCCTGTGAAGAGCATATTGATGCCGCCTCTCCTGTTGAGGTATTTCTGCCTGATTCAGTGGCTGATAAATTGTCAGATGCCTCATCCTCTGCCTGCTCACTGGTTAAAGATGCCCATTTGGGCAAACATAATGGCGAGAGCAACAATGAGTATGTGGAACACGAAAGTGATAGGAAGGATGTCTCTGGATGTACAGGGTCATCTTATATAACTGTAGGCGAAAGAGTTAGCTGCAAAGGTGCTCCTTACCTGAATGATGGGCCAAATACCGCGGATTCTTCAGAATTTGGTGGACCTTCTGTCACTGAACATGCATGTTCGCATGCGAGAGAAGAAAGCACTAGCTGCCAGAAGTCATTATGTGCCTGTGTTTGTAACCCCAGTGATGCAACAGCAGCTTCATTCTTTACGGGTTGGAACAGTGAAAACTGTGGGGACTGCAGTATTGATTTTGAGGGAAATACACGAGATGGTTTGCAACATGATGCTTCTACTTTTCTGGATAGTGTAAATACGGCATGCCATTTGACAGATGTCCATTTAAGTGGCGCTCATGCTGAAGATGTTACTGAGAGTAGTAGTCATTCTGAAAGAGTTCAGTGCAGCAGTGAAGCCTGTAGCAGCACGACGTTTCTTCCAGCTAGTCCGGGGAGGAGCGGCAGGAAATCAAGAAACAAATCTAGCTGTACTAATATGACTGCGACTAATAGGGTAGTAGGTTCTAATAGGCACAAGCATAGTGGAAAAGACAGTCCAGTCTCTGTGTGGCAGAAAGTAGAAAAACCTGATAAAGAAAACTCATCTGGAGCAGGACATGTGGTTGTTTCAGCAGTTGAGGATAAAAGTGCACTAGGAGATGATACCAAGGGTGTGCAGCACGATCCAAATAGGCCAATGGATAAACATCGTTGTAGAAAAACATGCAAACAGCACAAGAAGCAAACCCCGTTTCTGTATGAACAAACAAGTTTGCCTTGTAAAAAGGGTGGTTGTCCGTCGCCGAGGAACTACTACGCTCCTAAGAATGGTAGCCCCAAGACACCCAAGAACCACTCGCAGCAGACTGAAGGATTGTTGATGTTACAGCCAGTATGTGCCAGGGACATCAGTGATGCATCAATCGCAACTGGTACTGAAAAAGCAACACTGTCATCTTACAACTTGGGTTCTCACTTGGTGCCACAAGCTACATCCAAGGAACCATGCACATTGGTCATTCAAGACGATGTTCACTCTCTTTTCCTTGAAAATAAGGCCACATCAACAGATTTGGACTCCAGGAACTTGTGCGTCGATCCTTGCGCTGCAGAAATGGAAGAAGCCCAATGTGTGAAGTCATATTCTGCTGCTGGGCACATGTCACATAAATGGGTTCCTATTGGAAAGAAAGATATAACCCATTTGGATGTTCCAGAGGCTTCTGTGGTTGAAGCATCAGTTCCAGCTAATGATGTTTCTGTTTCTGCTAATATAGATGTTTCAGATGCTCCTGCATCAACTAAAAGTGAAGGCAGCAAAGTTGCTACTGAGTTGACTGCTAAACCAAAGCCATCTGGACAGCTTGATTCGAAATGCCAAGGACATATTGACAATGGGACTGTTTTCAGCATGATAAGAGAGGCAGTGAGTGATGCTCATAGCACCCAACAGAGAGCGGAAGATATTCAACTTCACATTGGCAGGCCTCTTGCCGATTTTGAACAATTTATTTACTCTGCTTCTCCAGTTCTGCACTGTAGCCCTTGCCCTACTGGCTGCAACTCTTCTTCACAGGAATGGGTTAGAGATGGTTTGTGCTGTCATCAGACTGCGGATATCTCTCTAGCTAGCATTTGGCAGTGGTATGAAGAACCTGGCTGCTATGGCTTGGAAGTGAAGGCACAGGATCTCCGTAGATCGAAAGGCTTATGGAATAATCGTTATCAGTTTAATGCCTACTTTGTGCCATATCTATCTGCGGTTCAATTGTTTAGGCAACCTAAGAGAACTGTTGATAAGGATGAAGCCAATATGGGTGCAAGATCTAAAACATCTCCATGTATAAGCTCTCTCCCAATATTAGCGAAGCTTCTACCTCAAGAGTCCAATAAAAGAAATAGCTCGCCGGCTTTCCATGTTAAAGATGATCAGCAGTTGGAGACTACAGAGCTCATATTTGAATTCTTTGAATCTGAACAACCATTTTGGCGGCGACAATTATTTGACAG GGTAAAGGAGTTGATTGCTGGTGCGAAACAATCCAATTGCCAAATATCCGGAGACCCGAAGAATCTGGAGCTCAACCTGCATGATCTTCATCCCGCCTCTTG GTACTGCGTCGCGTGGTATCCCATATACCGTATACCTGACGGGAAATTCCAGGCTGCTTTCCTGACGTACCATTCTCTCGGACACTGGGTTCATCGAGGGAGCTCATCAGACCAGGCTGGGCATAGCCATGCTGTTTTGCCAGTGATGGGTTTGCAATCTTACAACGACAAG GGGGAGTGGTGGTTCCAGACGAGCAGATCCGGTTCAGAAGACGCCGATTCCTCGTCAAGTGAACCATCTCAGGTTCTCCAAGAAAGGTTGTCGACGCTGAACCAAGCCGCGGCGGCCATGGCCAGGGCCGACGTGTGGAAGGAGGACCAGAAGCGCAGAAACAGGCACCCCGACTACGAGTTCTTCCTGTCCCGGCAGCAACGGTAG